Proteins from a single region of Chryseobacterium sp. W4I1:
- a CDS encoding right-handed parallel beta-helix repeat-containing protein: MKIIKSFLILGLSTFSIICCSQRKDKVAIDKSLILTQDITVQTNDFFKIETTLPKGYVKDGTVDYTDYIQKAVDGNKKVIMPNFPLMTSGIFAQSNSQIYFQKNSSLILKPTANIRYQIISLHGVENVKIYNPRLIGDRDKHLDSKGEWGFGIDIRGSRNIEIYNVNISDCWGDGIVLVKTMRNIRAGITKDKLLKTENINIIGGIIDNVRRNGITIAGGKDILIKNLLITNVNGTNPMAGIDIEPDDSSNELENINIENVKINNANVGIDLHLGQYGNQTISKSVTVSCTNISVENANSGIYIAGYKSKPNIKEMTGYFKIDKFVTNNVTKPFEKRDQFGLYPMIQMNNYKFNINNKIDNSTESLLKNVKDNSKFKY; the protein is encoded by the coding sequence ATGAAAATTATAAAATCATTTTTAATATTAGGCCTGTCAACCTTTTCTATAATCTGCTGTTCGCAGCGAAAAGATAAGGTGGCAATTGATAAATCTTTAATTTTAACCCAGGATATCACAGTGCAGACTAATGATTTTTTCAAAATCGAAACAACGCTTCCAAAAGGATATGTGAAAGACGGAACAGTTGATTACACAGATTATATACAAAAAGCTGTAGATGGCAACAAAAAAGTAATAATGCCAAACTTTCCATTAATGACGAGTGGAATTTTTGCACAGTCAAACTCACAAATATATTTTCAGAAAAATTCTTCTCTAATATTAAAGCCCACTGCTAATATAAGATATCAGATTATAAGTTTACATGGAGTTGAAAATGTTAAAATCTACAATCCTAGATTAATAGGGGATCGCGATAAACATTTGGACTCTAAAGGTGAATGGGGATTTGGTATTGATATTAGAGGATCTAGAAATATTGAAATTTATAATGTTAATATATCAGATTGCTGGGGGGATGGGATTGTATTAGTAAAAACAATGAGAAACATCCGAGCGGGAATTACAAAAGATAAATTGTTAAAAACGGAAAATATTAACATTATAGGTGGGATTATAGATAATGTTCGAAGAAATGGAATAACAATTGCTGGAGGTAAAGATATATTAATAAAAAATCTGTTAATTACAAATGTTAATGGAACTAACCCTATGGCCGGTATTGATATTGAACCGGATGATAGTTCCAATGAATTAGAGAATATTAATATTGAAAATGTTAAGATAAATAATGCGAATGTTGGGATAGATCTGCATTTGGGACAATATGGTAATCAGACTATATCAAAATCTGTTACAGTTTCCTGCACTAATATCTCAGTTGAAAATGCAAATTCAGGAATTTATATCGCAGGATATAAATCTAAACCTAACATCAAAGAAATGACAGGCTACTTTAAAATAGATAAGTTTGTTACCAATAATGTAACAAAACCTTTTGAAAAAAGAGATCAATTTGGATTGTATCCTATGATTCAAATGAACAACTATAAATTTAATATCAATAATAAAATTGATAATTCTACAGAATCACTTTTAAAAAATGTTAAAGATAATAGTAAATTTAAATATTAA
- a CDS encoding aminotransferase class I/II-fold pyridoxal phosphate-dependent enzyme, with translation MKTKIWLSSPHLGGNELKYVQEAFDSNWVAPLGPNVDGFEKDLELFLDENINVAALSAGTAALHLALIECDVNHGDEVICQSMTFSASANPIVYLGATPIFIDSEKDTWNMCPVALQEAIEDRIAKGKKPKAIIVVNLYGMPAKMDEILSIAAEYDIPLIEDAAESLGSKYKGKACGTFGRFGILSFNGNKIITTSGGGALVCHSKEDKDKAVFLSTQARDDAPHYQHSHIGYNYRMSNISAGIGRGQMEVLNERVEGRRRMHDFYAEICENMDGVDLFTEPSSDFYSNHWLSVITIDETKSSKTAEDLRLAFLEENIESRPIWKPMHLQPVFKDAPYYGEKVAEQLFGNSLCLPSGSNVSDEERERIAKVMVEILLNKKEYSVSR, from the coding sequence ATGAAAACAAAAATATGGTTATCGTCCCCCCATTTGGGAGGAAATGAGCTAAAATATGTTCAAGAAGCATTCGATTCCAATTGGGTAGCGCCGTTGGGACCTAATGTAGATGGTTTTGAAAAGGATCTGGAATTATTTTTAGATGAAAACATAAATGTAGCTGCACTTTCTGCAGGAACCGCTGCTTTACACCTTGCATTGATTGAATGTGATGTAAATCACGGAGACGAGGTAATATGCCAGTCTATGACGTTTTCAGCCTCTGCCAATCCTATTGTTTATCTGGGAGCTACTCCAATTTTTATAGATTCCGAAAAAGATACCTGGAATATGTGTCCGGTAGCTTTACAGGAAGCCATAGAAGATAGAATTGCAAAAGGTAAAAAGCCCAAAGCTATTATTGTAGTTAACCTCTACGGAATGCCTGCAAAAATGGATGAAATTCTATCAATTGCTGCAGAATATGATATTCCTTTAATTGAAGATGCTGCCGAATCATTAGGTTCCAAATATAAAGGAAAAGCTTGCGGTACTTTTGGACGTTTTGGCATCTTATCATTCAATGGTAATAAAATTATTACGACTTCAGGAGGTGGAGCTTTGGTATGTCATTCCAAGGAAGATAAAGATAAAGCCGTATTTCTTTCCACACAGGCAAGAGATGATGCTCCTCATTATCAGCATTCCCACATTGGATATAACTACAGAATGAGTAATATCAGTGCCGGAATCGGACGCGGACAGATGGAAGTTTTGAATGAAAGAGTAGAAGGCCGCAGAAGAATGCACGATTTTTATGCTGAAATTTGTGAAAATATGGATGGGGTAGACCTGTTTACCGAGCCAAGCTCTGATTTCTACAGCAATCACTGGCTATCTGTTATTACAATAGATGAAACAAAATCATCAAAAACAGCAGAAGATCTGCGTCTTGCATTTTTGGAAGAGAATATCGAGTCCCGACCTATCTGGAAGCCAATGCATTTACAACCCGTATTTAAAGATGCTCCTTATTACGGAGAAAAAGTAGCTGAACAACTGTTCGGAAATAGCTTATGTCTGCCTTCAGGTTCTAATGTGTCAGATGAAGAAAGAGAGAGAATTGCAAAAGTAATGGTAGAGATTCTTTTAAATAAGAAAGAATATTCAGTTTCACGATAA
- a CDS encoding VOC family protein has product MNLVSIRIITANIESLVKFYEQITGITAIQYTPDFAELKTSTATIAIGSTKTLQFFGGKNIAQPAENHTAIIEFLVHDVDKEFERLKDILSSSIVQEPTIMPWGNKSLLFRDPDGNLINFFTPVTKESVEKFVPKNS; this is encoded by the coding sequence ATGAATTTAGTATCCATCCGTATTATTACCGCCAACATAGAAAGTCTGGTGAAATTTTATGAGCAGATCACAGGAATTACAGCCATACAGTACACTCCCGATTTTGCTGAACTGAAAACCTCAACAGCCACGATTGCCATCGGAAGCACCAAAACCCTACAGTTTTTTGGTGGGAAAAATATAGCACAGCCAGCCGAAAACCATACGGCCATTATCGAATTTTTAGTTCATGATGTAGATAAAGAATTTGAGCGTTTGAAAGATATTTTATCTTCTTCCATTGTGCAGGAGCCTACTATTATGCCTTGGGGTAATAAATCTTTATTATTCAGAGATCCGGACGGTAATCTGATTAACTTTTTCACACCTGTTACAAAAGAATCAGTGGAAAAATTTGTTCCCAAAAATAGCTGA
- a CDS encoding sigma 54-interacting transcriptional regulator, whose product MKNDITFKELKKSGYTDKTINQEIQANLIAKIKAKQPVFDGLWGYEDTVIPQLKKAILAGHHINLLGLRGQAKTRIARSMVDLLDEYMPVVKGSEINDSPFQPISKYARDLIAEYGDETPISWVHRSGRFFEKLATPDVNVADLIGDIDPIKAATLKLPYSDERVLHYGMIPRANRSIFVLNELPDLQARIQVSLFNILQEGDIQIRGFQLRMPLDIQFVFTANPEDYTNRGSIVTPLKDRIGSQIFTHYPKTIALARQITEQEANISPNDVSQIQIPDLAKDLLEEVAFAARDSEYVDAKSGVSARLTISAMENLVAAAKLRLIESGAEKTTVHLLDFLSIVPSITGKIELVYEGEQEGADYVAKILIDKAVMTQFESIFPRISKLEKESIKTPYTDLIKWFNKNHLELNYNDTDEEFYTKLNSITPLVTLVEENAAELNTEDQNFCKELVLWALTISKKLDKSENQNTFTFDSADIRQFLRN is encoded by the coding sequence ATGAAAAACGATATTACATTCAAAGAATTAAAAAAATCCGGATATACTGATAAAACGATTAATCAAGAGATTCAGGCTAATTTAATTGCAAAGATTAAAGCCAAACAGCCTGTATTTGATGGACTGTGGGGTTATGAAGACACGGTAATTCCACAATTAAAAAAAGCCATTCTTGCCGGTCACCACATTAATCTTTTAGGTTTACGCGGCCAGGCAAAAACCAGGATTGCCAGAAGTATGGTGGATCTTCTTGATGAATATATGCCGGTTGTAAAAGGCTCTGAAATTAATGACAGTCCTTTTCAGCCTATCTCAAAGTATGCCAGAGACCTTATTGCTGAATATGGTGATGAAACGCCTATCTCATGGGTTCACCGTTCCGGACGTTTCTTTGAAAAACTTGCTACGCCGGACGTAAATGTGGCTGATTTAATCGGTGATATAGACCCCATCAAGGCGGCAACTTTAAAATTACCCTATTCCGATGAGCGTGTTTTGCATTACGGAATGATCCCCCGTGCCAACCGCAGTATATTTGTATTGAACGAATTGCCGGATCTACAGGCCAGAATTCAGGTTTCTTTATTTAATATTTTACAGGAAGGCGATATTCAGATCCGTGGTTTTCAGTTGAGAATGCCTCTGGATATCCAGTTTGTTTTTACAGCCAACCCGGAAGATTACACCAATCGTGGCAGCATTGTCACACCTCTTAAGGACCGGATCGGTTCCCAGATCTTTACCCATTACCCGAAGACAATTGCTCTTGCGCGGCAGATTACGGAACAGGAAGCAAACATTTCACCTAATGATGTTTCGCAGATACAAATTCCTGATTTAGCAAAAGATCTTTTAGAGGAAGTTGCTTTTGCAGCCCGGGATAGTGAATATGTAGATGCTAAAAGCGGTGTAAGTGCCCGTCTCACCATCAGTGCGATGGAAAACCTGGTGGCAGCCGCCAAATTACGGCTCATTGAATCCGGTGCTGAAAAAACGACCGTGCATCTCCTTGATTTCTTATCCATAGTGCCTTCTATCACAGGAAAAATTGAACTGGTATATGAAGGCGAGCAGGAAGGTGCAGATTATGTGGCGAAAATATTAATTGATAAAGCCGTCATGACACAGTTTGAAAGTATATTCCCACGCATCTCCAAACTGGAAAAAGAAAGTATAAAGACTCCTTACACCGATCTGATCAAGTGGTTCAATAAAAATCACCTTGAGCTTAATTACAATGATACAGACGAAGAGTTCTACACTAAGCTTAACAGCATAACTCCTTTGGTTACTTTAGTTGAAGAAAATGCTGCCGAATTAAATACTGAAGATCAAAACTTTTGCAAAGAATTGGTTTTATGGGCTTTAACGATCAGTAAAAAATTAGACAAATCCGAAAATCAAAACACTTTTACATTTGACTCTGCCGATATTCGCCAGTTTCTAAGAAACTAG
- a CDS encoding VWA domain-containing protein, with product MTNKDFNFKKGLIFSKHTPEELSNFDRVFDVFKDLLTHTSGDIEEAFEWLDMLDKEYDIFTDEYTLQDFEEDLKKRGYIKQEEDDKDGNSGTGKGKNILTAKLEAALREYALDQIFGKLKKSGIGNHRTTKAGIGDERDGENRTFQYGDDLSTVNLTESLKNAQINNGISDLRLTEDDLIVEETKHKAQMSTVLMIDISHSMILYGEDRITPAKKVAMALVELINRKYPKDSIDIIVFGNEAWPIKIKDLPYLKVGPYHTNTVAGLELAMDILRRKRNTNKQIFMITDGKPSCIRLPNGEFYMNSYGLDDRIVSQCLNRAAQARKLKIPITTFMIAQDPYLRQFVEAFTAQNKGKAFLTGLSGLGQMIFEDYEKNRIKRI from the coding sequence ATGACCAATAAAGATTTTAATTTTAAAAAAGGTCTTATTTTCAGCAAACATACCCCGGAAGAGTTATCCAATTTTGACCGGGTGTTTGATGTTTTTAAAGATCTTCTTACCCATACTTCCGGCGATATTGAAGAAGCCTTTGAGTGGCTTGATATGCTGGATAAGGAATATGATATTTTCACCGACGAATATACGCTTCAGGATTTTGAAGAGGATTTAAAAAAACGAGGCTATATTAAGCAGGAAGAAGATGATAAAGACGGAAATTCAGGAACAGGGAAAGGTAAAAACATACTGACGGCCAAGCTGGAAGCCGCGTTACGTGAATATGCCCTGGATCAGATTTTTGGAAAACTGAAAAAAAGCGGTATCGGAAATCACCGCACCACAAAAGCAGGAATCGGAGATGAAAGAGATGGAGAAAACCGTACCTTTCAGTATGGAGATGATTTGTCAACAGTCAACCTAACGGAAAGCTTAAAAAATGCGCAGATCAATAACGGAATTTCTGACTTACGCCTGACCGAAGACGATCTTATTGTAGAGGAAACCAAGCATAAGGCACAAATGAGTACAGTATTGATGATTGACATCAGTCACTCGATGATCCTTTATGGTGAAGACCGCATCACACCAGCCAAAAAAGTGGCTATGGCGCTGGTGGAACTGATTAACCGGAAATATCCCAAAGATTCCATTGATATTATTGTTTTTGGAAATGAAGCGTGGCCGATAAAAATTAAAGACCTTCCCTATTTAAAAGTAGGTCCTTATCATACCAATACGGTTGCAGGTCTGGAACTGGCCATGGATATTCTTCGCAGAAAAAGAAATACCAACAAGCAGATTTTTATGATCACTGATGGGAAACCAAGCTGTATCCGTTTGCCCAACGGAGAATTTTATATGAACAGCTACGGTTTGGATGACAGGATTGTTTCCCAATGCCTTAACCGGGCAGCGCAGGCCAGAAAACTTAAAATCCCAATTACCACCTTTATGATTGCCCAGGATCCTTACCTGCGTCAGTTTGTAGAAGCATTTACTGCCCAAAACAAAGGAAAAGCTTTTTTAACAGGCCTGTCAGGTTTAGGACAAATGATTTTTGAAGATTATGAAAAAAACAGAATAAAGAGAATATAA
- a CDS encoding alpha/beta fold hydrolase, with protein sequence MTEKETFNLPVIHGMAVVSSSLRIHYAEMGKGEKVIVLIHGFPQTWWEWRHIIPRLAEAGYRVIAVDYRGAGSSWKPASGYDKKTMAGDIHFLVKEHLKIESPITIVGHDIGLMVAYAYVQEYREETSHLVVIDAPLPGTHIFDKIRTDHRVWHFAFHNVRDLPEMLIAGKERQYLQSFFNYRIYNTAAITDQDMDTFTIAYSAPGAMKAGLEVYRAFDQDILDNLDFLAKKGKLTIPVLAVGGTISTSGPIMKEMMEEVSENVTSVRIPDTAHWVVEENPEAFLKELLQFLSQ encoded by the coding sequence ATGACTGAAAAAGAAACATTCAACCTGCCTGTAATTCACGGAATGGCAGTAGTTAGCAGCTCACTTCGCATTCATTATGCAGAAATGGGAAAGGGAGAGAAAGTGATTGTGCTGATTCACGGTTTTCCACAGACCTGGTGGGAATGGCGGCACATTATTCCTCGGCTGGCAGAGGCAGGATACAGAGTAATTGCTGTAGATTACCGCGGCGCCGGAAGTTCCTGGAAACCCGCTTCCGGATATGATAAAAAAACCATGGCCGGAGATATTCATTTCCTGGTAAAAGAGCATCTCAAAATAGAAAGCCCCATTACTATTGTCGGGCACGACATCGGTCTTATGGTAGCCTATGCTTATGTACAGGAATACAGGGAAGAAACATCTCATCTGGTCGTCATTGATGCGCCTCTTCCCGGCACCCATATTTTCGACAAAATACGGACGGATCACAGAGTATGGCATTTTGCTTTTCATAATGTCCGGGATTTGCCTGAAATGCTCATTGCAGGAAAAGAACGCCAATATCTGCAGTCTTTTTTCAACTACCGCATTTATAACACGGCAGCTATTACAGATCAGGATATGGATACTTTTACAATCGCCTATTCAGCACCCGGTGCGATGAAAGCAGGGTTGGAAGTCTATCGTGCTTTTGATCAGGACATTCTGGATAATCTGGATTTTTTAGCAAAAAAAGGCAAACTTACTATCCCTGTACTGGCCGTGGGAGGAACAATCAGTACAAGTGGACCTATAATGAAGGAAATGATGGAGGAAGTTTCTGAAAATGTAACCTCAGTGCGTATTCCAGATACTGCTCATTGGGTGGTTGAAGAAAATCCTGAAGCCTTTTTAAAAGAACTTTTACAATTCCTGAGTCAATAA
- a CDS encoding phenylacetate--CoA ligase family protein, giving the protein MKEKVYKILPDFLQNFMVYIYNRQAYKRRYGGEYKNFRKEKKENRTLSLEELKEYQKNRYSQFIEFAIQNSEYYKKSIGHIENVQLLENISSLPIVNKEVLRNNIEDIMVKTSEKLEKSKTGGTTGKSLEVKFFFRDSQERFAFLDDFRSRFGYELGKKTGWFSGKSLLTDQDIKKNRFWKTDFFHNVRYYSTFHIKDDYLKYYVENLISYAPEYLVGFPSTILEIAKYGIANGYDFPENIVKAVFPTAETITEETRYYIEKFFKTKLYNQYASSEGAPFIIECEKGNLHLELQTGVFEVLDENDQPTKSGRLVVTSFTTAGTPLIRYDIGDSITLEEFDKKCTCGNNNPLVKEILGRIDDFIYSVENGKINLGNVSNTLKDTKGIIRFQAVQNKLDELELYVVTDKEIYSKQIEKIFMENWKDRVGNVMKIHLHYVNEIPVENSGKYRIVKNNIKDLL; this is encoded by the coding sequence ATGAAAGAGAAAGTATATAAAATACTACCTGATTTTCTTCAGAATTTTATGGTCTATATCTATAACAGGCAGGCTTATAAAAGAAGATATGGTGGCGAATATAAAAATTTCAGGAAAGAGAAAAAAGAAAATCGCACGTTATCATTAGAAGAATTGAAAGAATATCAAAAAAACAGGTACTCACAGTTTATAGAATTTGCAATTCAGAATTCGGAATATTATAAAAAATCAATTGGTCATATTGAGAATGTTCAATTGCTTGAAAATATTTCCAGTCTGCCAATCGTTAATAAAGAAGTACTCCGTAATAATATTGAAGATATTATGGTAAAAACTTCTGAAAAATTAGAAAAATCGAAAACGGGAGGTACTACAGGGAAATCTTTGGAAGTTAAGTTTTTTTTCAGAGACAGTCAGGAAAGATTTGCTTTTCTGGATGATTTCAGATCCAGATTTGGTTACGAATTGGGAAAAAAGACAGGTTGGTTTTCGGGAAAGAGTTTATTAACAGATCAGGATATTAAAAAGAATAGGTTTTGGAAAACAGATTTTTTTCATAATGTTCGCTATTACTCTACATTCCATATCAAAGATGATTATCTTAAATATTATGTAGAAAATCTAATCAGTTATGCCCCTGAATACTTAGTGGGATTCCCTTCCACAATATTGGAAATTGCCAAATATGGTATTGCCAACGGATATGACTTTCCGGAAAATATAGTAAAAGCGGTTTTTCCTACTGCAGAAACCATTACAGAAGAAACACGATACTATATTGAGAAATTTTTTAAAACAAAACTTTATAATCAATATGCATCTTCTGAAGGTGCCCCTTTTATAATTGAGTGCGAAAAAGGAAATCTTCATTTGGAATTGCAAACCGGTGTTTTTGAAGTCTTAGACGAAAATGATCAACCTACAAAATCGGGAAGATTGGTGGTGACTTCATTTACAACAGCTGGAACTCCATTGATAAGATATGATATCGGAGATTCAATAACCCTTGAAGAATTTGATAAGAAATGTACCTGTGGAAATAATAATCCTTTGGTTAAAGAAATTTTGGGTAGAATAGATGATTTTATTTATTCGGTTGAAAATGGGAAAATCAATTTAGGAAATGTTTCCAATACCTTAAAAGATACAAAAGGGATTATAAGATTTCAGGCTGTACAGAATAAATTAGATGAGTTGGAGCTATATGTGGTTACCGATAAAGAAATCTATTCAAAGCAAATTGAAAAAATATTTATGGAAAACTGGAAAGACAGAGTTGGGAATGTTATGAAAATACATTTACATTATGTTAATGAGATTCCGGTAGAAAATAGCGGAAAATATAGAATCGTAAAAAATAATATAAAAGATTTGTTATGA
- a CDS encoding P1 family peptidase, protein MSEQKPRARDLGIPFEGIPGKFNAITDVDGVKVGYSTIISKESKNIRTGVTAILPRGKNNNPVFANWYTLNGNGEMTGTTWITESGFLETPIMITNTNSVGTVRDAVLKWFVETGWYKEDNWYTYPVVAETYDGILNDIYGFHVKEEHVYEALNNSESGFIQEGNVGGGTGMRSFGFKAGTGTSSRVVQINNKSYMVGALVQSNFGEKRHLTIAGIPVGKEITNTENSEIQNQDLFKEGDGSIVAVIATDAPLLPHQLKRIATRVSLGIGAVGGYGNNGSGDIFIAFSTANPGAFDRENITQVEQLPNDDMNPLFEATAQSVEEAIINSMIAAETMEGNDGNIMCQLPQDVIIDTLRKYNRIAKI, encoded by the coding sequence ATGAGCGAACAGAAGCCCAGAGCTAGAGATCTTGGAATTCCTTTTGAAGGCATTCCCGGAAAATTTAATGCAATCACGGATGTTGATGGTGTAAAAGTAGGTTACAGTACCATTATTTCAAAAGAAAGCAAGAATATAAGAACCGGTGTCACGGCTATTTTGCCCCGTGGAAAAAATAATAACCCTGTTTTTGCAAACTGGTATACCTTAAATGGGAACGGAGAAATGACGGGTACTACGTGGATCACAGAATCCGGCTTCCTTGAAACCCCGATTATGATAACGAATACCAACAGTGTGGGAACAGTCCGGGATGCTGTTCTGAAATGGTTTGTGGAAACAGGCTGGTACAAAGAAGATAACTGGTATACTTATCCCGTAGTTGCAGAAACCTATGATGGTATTTTAAATGACATTTACGGTTTCCATGTAAAAGAAGAACACGTATACGAAGCATTGAACAATTCCGAATCTGGATTCATACAAGAAGGGAATGTTGGTGGTGGCACCGGTATGAGAAGTTTTGGTTTTAAAGCGGGGACAGGAACATCTTCAAGAGTAGTTCAGATAAACAATAAGTCTTATATGGTCGGTGCTCTAGTACAATCAAATTTTGGAGAGAAAAGGCATTTGACAATCGCAGGTATTCCTGTTGGCAAGGAAATTACAAATACAGAGAATTCTGAAATTCAAAACCAGGATCTGTTTAAAGAAGGTGACGGCTCTATTGTAGCGGTCATAGCTACTGACGCTCCCCTTCTTCCTCATCAGCTCAAAAGAATTGCAACAAGAGTTTCTTTGGGAATTGGTGCCGTAGGCGGATATGGAAATAACGGATCAGGAGATATTTTCATAGCATTTTCTACAGCTAACCCCGGTGCTTTTGACAGGGAAAATATAACGCAAGTGGAACAGCTTCCCAACGATGATATGAACCCATTATTTGAAGCTACAGCCCAGTCTGTAGAAGAAGCAATCATTAATTCAATGATTGCAGCCGAAACCATGGAAGGGAATGATGGAAATATAATGTGTCAACTTCCGCAAGATGTTATTATTGATACCTTAAGAAAATACAATAGAATAGCTAAGATATAA
- a CDS encoding glycosyltransferase family 4 protein encodes MKNLKTKLIRITTIPLSLKLLLKGQHRFMSEHFEVIGVSSHGKELEEVKNDEEIQVIAIDMSRQITPIKDIKSLWSTYKLLKKEKPEIVHTHTPKAGIVGMLAAKLAGVPHRLHTVAGLPLMEVTGTKRSILDIVEKLTYASATKVYPNSKGLYEYILQNNYTRKSKLKVIGNGSSNGIDTLFFSPEQVSKSQKDLLKKQLNIEDSDFVFVFVGRLVGDKGINELVKAFSLVNKAKDAQQNFKLLLVGPLEQELDPLPADTLNEIENNPDIINVGFQKDVRPYFAVSDVLAFPSYREGFPNVVMQAGAMGLPSIVSDINGCNEIIIDDKNGLIVPVKNTEKLKEAMQRMKSDTVYYQQLKMNARPMIESRYEQSVIWNALLSEYKKLLKEKEYCV; translated from the coding sequence ATAAAAAATTTGAAAACTAAATTAATACGTATAACAACAATTCCACTTTCTTTAAAGCTATTATTAAAGGGGCAGCATCGATTTATGTCTGAACATTTTGAGGTAATAGGAGTTTCTTCGCATGGAAAAGAACTGGAGGAAGTAAAAAATGATGAGGAAATACAAGTGATAGCAATTGATATGTCTCGCCAGATTACTCCAATAAAAGATATTAAATCTTTATGGAGTACTTATAAACTATTAAAAAAAGAAAAACCGGAAATCGTTCATACCCATACGCCTAAAGCAGGTATTGTCGGGATGCTAGCCGCAAAACTGGCAGGGGTTCCTCATCGGTTGCATACTGTAGCGGGTTTACCTCTGATGGAAGTAACCGGTACAAAACGCAGTATTTTAGATATTGTAGAAAAGCTGACCTATGCATCTGCAACAAAAGTTTATCCAAACTCAAAAGGCTTGTATGAATATATCCTGCAAAATAATTATACCCGTAAAAGCAAACTAAAAGTAATTGGAAACGGATCTTCAAACGGGATTGATACTTTATTTTTTTCACCAGAACAAGTTTCCAAATCCCAGAAAGACCTATTGAAAAAACAATTGAATATAGAAGATTCAGATTTTGTTTTTGTATTTGTAGGACGTTTGGTAGGTGATAAGGGAATTAATGAGTTAGTTAAAGCATTCTCTCTTGTGAATAAAGCAAAAGATGCGCAACAAAACTTCAAATTATTATTGGTAGGTCCTCTGGAACAGGAATTAGACCCGTTACCTGCAGATACGTTAAATGAAATAGAAAACAATCCGGATATCATTAATGTAGGCTTTCAGAAAGATGTTCGTCCCTACTTTGCGGTTTCTGATGTATTGGCTTTTCCAAGTTATCGCGAAGGATTTCCAAATGTAGTGATGCAGGCAGGGGCAATGGGGTTGCCAAGTATAGTTTCTGATATCAATGGGTGCAACGAAATTATTATAGATGATAAAAACGGACTCATAGTTCCGGTTAAAAATACCGAAAAGCTTAAAGAAGCAATGCAAAGAATGAAATCGGATACAGTGTATTACCAGCAGTTAAAAATGAATGCACGGCCGATGATTGAGTCACGGTATGAGCAGTCAGTGATCTGGAATGCCTTATTAAGTGAATATAAAAAACTACTTAAAGAAAAAGAATATTGTGTATAA
- a CDS encoding sugar transferase gives MYKVFFKRMIDFLIALIGLVVLSPVFIVVMILLYFANQGKPFFFQARPGLNEKIFNIIKFKTMNDKKDSQGNYLPDSERLTPVGSFIRQTSLDELPQLINVLKGDMAIIGPRPLLPQYLSLYNESQKRRHSIRPGITGWAQVNGRNAISWTKKFELDIWYIDNLSLATDIKVLLLTLKKVLKKEGITQVGQATAEAFNGNN, from the coding sequence GTGTATAAAGTTTTTTTCAAACGAATGATAGATTTCCTGATTGCATTGATAGGGCTTGTTGTTTTATCACCTGTTTTTATTGTGGTCATGATCTTACTATACTTCGCAAATCAGGGCAAGCCATTCTTTTTTCAGGCAAGGCCAGGTCTTAATGAAAAGATATTCAACATCATTAAGTTCAAGACCATGAATGATAAAAAAGACAGTCAGGGTAATTACCTGCCTGATTCGGAACGCTTGACACCTGTCGGAAGTTTTATACGTCAGACCTCTTTAGATGAGCTTCCGCAATTGATTAATGTATTAAAAGGAGACATGGCAATTATAGGTCCGAGACCTCTATTGCCACAATATTTGTCATTATATAATGAGTCCCAGAAGCGTAGACACAGCATACGTCCCGGGATTACAGGTTGGGCGCAGGTAAATGGAAGAAATGCCATTTCATGGACGAAGAAATTCGAACTTGATATATGGTATATCGATAATTTATCTCTGGCAACAGATATCAAAGTGTTGCTCCTGACTTTGAAAAAAGTATTGAAAAAAGAAGGCATAACCCAGGTTGGGCAGGCAACTGCAGAAGCTTTTAATGGGAATAATTAA